Proteins from a genomic interval of Oreochromis aureus strain Israel breed Guangdong linkage group 6, ZZ_aureus, whole genome shotgun sequence:
- the LOC116310581 gene encoding nucleoredoxin-like protein 1, whose translation MYATDSKTSHYFRNVLYKAPYMHIVEHMYIKLPLTLRVSTEGLYPFTFLSFIMVDLFLNRVLIENNWDQDELNTEREIMGILENRIVMLFFASAECEKCLEFVPVLNDFFKRLKDPAYIEYPKLLALIYISLDQSEEKQEKFLKELHKKVLFLAFEDPYRKELQTMFKVKDVPTIVVLRPDGSVLSPNAVRDICRFGCDCFQNWQESAELVERSFMLNEEFDNLNLRSATDPVRRLKYKTEDDKRKKRWWKLWGKGRDGNEEEEEKDGAWDIKRNEGDNNTWRIR comes from the exons atgtATGCAACAGATAGCAAAACAAGTCATTATTTCAGGAATGTGCTGTACAAGGCACCATACATGCATATTGTTGAACATATGTACATAAAACTTCCTCTAACCCTCCGTGTTTCCACAGAGGGCCTTTATCCTTTCACATTCCTGTCTTTCATCATGGTTGACCTTTTCCTAAACCGAGTTCTCATCGAGAACAACTGGGACCAAGACGAACTCAACACTGAGCGTGAGATCATGGGGATTCTCGAAAATCGCATCGTCATGCTGTTCTTTGCATCTGCTGAATGTGAAAAGTGCCTGGAGTTTGTGCCTGTTCTGAACGACTTCTTTAAGAGACTGAAAGATCCAGCATACATCGAATACCCGAAACTGCTCGCACTCATCTACATCAG TTTGGACCAATCAGAGGAGAAGCAGGAAAAATTTCTCAAAGAGCTGCACAAAAAGGTTCTGTTTCTGGCCTTTGAGGACCCGTACAGGAA ggAACTGCAGACCATGTTTAAAGTGAAGGATGTACCAACAATAGTGGTCCTGCGTCCCGACGGTTCTGTCCTCTCTCCAAACGCTGTGCGGGACATCTGTCGTTTCGGCTGTGACTGTTTCCAAAACTGGCAGGAATCGGCTGAGCTTGTTGAAAGGAGCTTCATGCTAAACGAGGAGTTTGACAACCTTAACTTGCGCAGCGCCACTGACCCTGTGAGGAGGCTCAAGTACAAGACAGAGGACGACAAACGCAAAAAGAGATGGTGGAAGTTATGGGGGAAGGGAAGAGATGGaaatgaagaggaagaggagaaagatGGAGCATGGGATATCAAGAGAAATGAGGGAGATAACAATACCTGGAGGATAAGATGA